CGTCTCCCCTGAAAGCGATCACCGTGCCAGTGTTGTGTCTGTATTGAATTAACACTCCGATGGCTCTTAAAGAGGACAGGAATCCATAGTGCTCATCCACCCTTCCTCAGCATGTGCATCCAGGAGAATTTAAAGGCATTCTATTAATAGTTTCTACCACCTGTAATAGTTTACACTTCTTTAgtttaacctttttgtttttttaaaaatgatcttAATTTGAGGgactcttttgtttttattcctggTGTATGTAGGGTAATGTGAGCGTATACTTTTATAGAAGTAATTTTCTTTTGTGGTGAAAAATAAACAACCGTAGCTACAATTTATAGAATAATACAGAGTGCGGCTTTGTTCGGTCTTTCCTTCAGTATTAATTTACTAGATTATGATTTTAGGTAAATAAAACCCTGTAATCACTCCGGTCTACAAAGGACAACGAAGACCTCAGACTTCCGTGAGACGTGTTGTTCCTTCTCCCGTGCACAATACAAGCTGCAGATGTTCCCGTCGGTCCATCCTCAGATCACCTTTCCATCTGTTGAGAGGAAACCGTGTGACTCGTGGGTAAAGCTGGTCCAGATCTCACTCATGGAAACGATATTCCCACTGAAACATTCCAGACAAACGACAGTCTTAAACGCTGCAGACCTTTTAATCTCCTGGGCGTCTCTGTTTAAGTGGGTCACTTGTTGGCTAATATTGTGCATCATAGCTATTGCTGTTATTAGTGTTTATGAATGTCGTGCTTCGGTCCGATTGCTTATTGCTGGTCGCGGTTTGACAATATTGTCTGTGACGTCTCCATAAATGCCAGTTGTGCTTAACATTCAGACTTGATAGGTGAAATTCCATCTTCCATACAGaacagtgtgtctttttttgaAGGCTGTTATTGATATTTACATATTGAATGTGCCAGCAGACCATAATATCTATTTATACAATTTCATTTTTAAGTTTGAATTGAAACACAGACTGAGGTTAACATGACCATTTTTGGAGTGCAGCATGTGTCACATACACACGTTTTATGTGTATTTGGTTATTGTTCACGCCCCAAAGTACCAGGTCTTCCATGTGTCCTGCTGATGATCCTCAACATCAGCATTTAAACCAATCCAACGCACTAAAACGTTGAACCAGTTGCTGGTACTTTAAGGATTAGTGGCTTTTAACAGCAGCataggcgaccagcctcagataCTTAAAGCTACACACAAATGCACTTAAAAACTGCAAAGAATTAATTGTATTTCTGGCGCTAAatgctgtttttgttgtgaGCGATGAGGAAGAAACTTCCATTTTCTTGATCTGATCCTTAATAAAAGCTTAATATCCGCTCTGTTTATTGGTCTGACCTTAATAAAGAGTAATGGGCACAAAAATCCATATTTCACTTACTTTGTGAAACATAAGGGAGTTTTTGTCGCTGGTTTAAAGCCCCCTACCTACAGtcattgatgatgtcatacCAATGCCGTGtcttaactttttattttgtcatataAACGTCTAAATAAAATTATGAGgccaaaatgtaaatgtgacacAAATAGGTTTTGGGGGGGAATAGAAGGTGATTGGAGAAGCTTAGTTGGgggattatatttatatttttctaacTTTCTGATGTGTAAAATCATAGATATGACTCAAAGATATGTATCCACAATGACACCATTTCATATAAATACTAtatgattattaataattaCTCATGTATCATTACTGATTTACATGTCAGGGCAGGAACGACAATCATTGATATCATCAAAGCTGAGATTTACACTGTCAGTATTATGCTGCTGTGGCAGAAAAACATAACTCCAACGTGGATAATTATATGTTAATATAGTTCCTAGTTCTCCGATATCCTTTATGgctaaataaagttttattttaaatgttgaaacATGCAATGAACTGATTTTGAAATTCTTAAAACCTCAGAAATGTGAAGAGCTACTGGAAAATGAATGCATGCTTTAACGTATGTCTGAACAGTTTCAATAATGCCGTATTCAAGAATCTGCTGCTATGTTGCatgcattttaaattatttagttCAAATGATTAGACTGAAtttatttgcacacacactcttttaaaaaaggggcaacatttgcattttaaacaTATAGTTTCAGCTGCCCTCTTTATCTGAAATATTACTGATTatactttctttaaaaaaaaaagaatactctGCTTCTGCTATTTGTCATATAAATGGGTTTTAATGGACTGTCCATTGATCATGTATGAATCAGAATCAACCCCCTCATTATATGGTCTAATAACTAAGTGTTCCCTGTATCTGGTGTTGTCCGGTGGGTCCAGCTTTCCCGACTATGTGGTGAACATGTTGTATATTATACTTTAAACTTGCAAATGTATCCTTCGGCTCTTGGCGTCTTGTATAATCAAATGCTTACTAttctattttctttcctttttaacGAAAACACAGCTGAGAAAAGTATCATTACCAGCTGCCTCATGGCATCACTGACACTTGAGATATTTGTATTTTCCCATACTTTATAAAGTGTGTATTGTCCTattgttcaaataaaataaaattcaaatTGTTCTTGTTTACCCCTCTGATTTCAGGAGACTGTTGTTTTCAAACAGacatgtatgatgtgtgtgtgtgtgtgtttagctatATGCATTGACCAAATGttgtcagaataaataaataatagctaATGCATGCACATCAGTGTAGCTTTCTTAGATTTACAGCCtgcttttaattattatattgaatTATAATGTGTAAGTACAGTAGATATTTTGGGATAATAGGTGTAGTAGTTTATGGAGCCATAGGAGTGCCATAATTAAtatgtacaaaaatatataagtaAAATACGTGTGGACATATGGAGgactaaataaaagaatatataaatacattaaaagatGTGAAAATAGTACTTAAAGTACACTTAACGTTCATAGTGATGTTTGATTCTTTTCTATCCTTTAAGCAGCTTTAAGATCACTTAGATTACAACATGTTAAAGCCTTTAAGTTAATTAGGAGCATTTTATAAAACAAAGACTCGCTGAAGTACCAGAAGGTGGCAGTAATGCGACCAAAAGGACACCAGCTAGCTAAGCACtcaccgaagaagaagaagacgagctGACAAATCTCAACTCGGTTGCGGAGCTGCCTGCATCATCTGCCAAGCGAGCCAGGAACCGACTAACAGAACCCGAGGAACAAAAATGGCGTTCACATTCGCGGCCTTTTGTTACATGCTCGCGCTGCTGCTCACGGCGGCGCTTATCTTCTTCGCTATCTGGCACGTAAGTACACATTTGAACCGCTACGGATAAGACGGAGGAGGGCCTGTTCCGCTCCCACGGCGCTGACGACAGCAGGCGTTAAGAGCGACGGGGAAAGCTGGCTAAGCCCCGTGCTAACGCTAGGCCAGCTTTGTGGCTAAGTAGCCGGGACGTTTTAACGTCTTGACGGAACGTATCCATGCCAACGCCACAGACTCTGCCGCGGCGCTCAGCGCTCTGCATATGTAACATTGAACGCACCCGTTGTTGAATGAATGGCACACACCCTGAGCCTTGGCTCGTAGCTACAGTTGGCTAACGATATCATCACAATCACTCAAACCAATACTATTATGTCGTGTTATCGTAATCACTCTTCTATTGTTTCAACTTTATTGGCCGTAGTCTGatttatagaaataaataaaataatctatCATGCTTGTCAAAACGACCAGACATTAGCGGACCAGCTTGTTAGCATGTTTAGCTAACGTCAACGTCCGATTCCGGAACGACAAACCGCTCTGTGACGCGGCTGTCACCCGTTTCCCGACATGCCACGTTTCTTCGTTTTTATTAACGTTAGTTTTTATTGTCAAACTGTCAACGTTATAAGTGCAGATTGTAAACTTGTAGGTGATGTATCTATGACCCCCAACGCGTTAGCTTCATCGTTACTCGTGTTTACCCCACAGGTATAGTCACGAGATCGATGGACTGTTGTCCCATTCACAATAATAGATGGAATAAATCTGTGGCCAGAGAATATAAATATCATTCCGTTGGTGTAGCAGGAACaaactattactattattattattattatacacaaaCGCATATGGCTTATAtcatatggtaaacaacaataTCACAAAAAGGGCATTGACAGTGAAGCTTTAACAGTGGTGCTTTAACACTAAAAGATTAATCAATAAGTCAATtttgatagttttttttccGAGCACTCTCTGAAAAATTAGGATTTTCTTCTTCGGTTTGTGTCCTTTTGCAAATAGCCGGGACTGTTGGTcaaacaaaacatacattttgaagaCGGTGGGAACTTTTATATAGAACATTTCTTTTGTCATATACTGTAGAATAAATTACAACTAGGCGGAAACAAAGATCAGTTAATGCATTGCATTTTTCTGCCCATTCATAAAATGAACATTCTCATTGAGCTTTGTGCATTGTGCTCATCTTGTTCCTCCAGATAATAGCATTTGATGAGCTGAAGACTGACTACAAGAATCCTATAGATCAGTGTAACACGTTAAATCCGGTAAGTGACTCCATCGTCTCTCACACACGACTTCCTTGCCTCTTTGACTGCATGCAGAAATGCTTTGTTGAAAGGTCCTTCATTTATTTTAGGATAACTTTATCCTCCTATCTGTCTTTTTTCAATTCATTTCTCTGCACTGTTATGCTAAATATCCTGCCTGTTATTAATTCAGAGATCTTGTCAGCTGTCAAATTCtaatgccttttttgttttgtttttcctaatctgcttttttttattttttatttacactttgTTAACGGCAAAAAGACAGTTGAAAAGGTCAAAAAGATTAAAAGGGTCAAAATTGCAATAAAGGTTTGTACCAATCTTTAAAATGCCCGCTCAGTCCAACTCAGTCTGCAGTCTTGTCATTTTGCACGGAGAAGTGTTTGCAAACGTCTTTTCAGTTAACTAATCTCAAGAGTTGAAGCCAGAGTTTAGCCTGAGATTAGACAACATGCCCCCTGGGCTTCGAGGTCATGTAGTATATTGTtatgcaattacatttttttttttttttaaataccttttgtgtgcatttcatttttacTGTTGTGAAATTATGAATTTTTTAATTCTTGGTGACCTTTTTAGCGTGCTGAGCGTCAACTGGACTATTAGTGTTTGCCTTCTATTGTCCCTTTTTTATACCTCATCTAACCAATTAAATTGACTGCGTTAAGCtgttttatttaagtgtagGAGCCACGGTGCGTCTAGTAGTGGACAATATTAGCTGGGATGAGATGTTACCAAGTGATGAAGTGTAGTTGTTAACTGAAAAGAATTGCAAATGCTCTAAACATGCATGATCTTTATTACAACCTACCCTTTTGTTTGCAAATAGTGTCAACGTTACTGGTACAGTAGATTCTCAGTAAATTCGGAGTGTCAGAAAACCAGTCTCAAGTATTATACAACAGAAACACGACACCAGGCAGGTGCACTGTCCTGAAAATCTTCCACACAACAGTATTCAGAGTAATCACTCAAAGTCCCATCAGGTAACTGGATTTTTGTAGCAAAGCTTTTTGAGTAGTGGGTACTTTGAGCTGTGGATCATCGACGGGCGTGATGCTCGATTGGTTATGCAGGACATGTATTTAACGTTCCAGCTTTAAAGGAACCTTGTCTTATTACACAGTTGCTCCATTTCTATGGAGGCGCGAGCTGCAGTTTCAGATTCCGCCGTTAGCTGAAATGAGCTCGGTGTTGGCGCGGACCGACATCACCTGTGGTTTAGACCAGATGGCTGCAGAATCCCGACACAATCCCACCTCAGCAATATTTGGGGAACACTGATTGGCTCGTGATTTCCGTGGTAGGAGGAGTTATTCTTGTGACTAAAGAAGAGAGAGATTCCTCGTGATGCACTCCATAGTACGATGGGCAGCCTTTTTTTGCGTGTGGATTGTCAGCTCAGTTGGCACGTTTAGTGCTGTGATCAGTAGTTTTTGTATTTGGCAGCACAGTGCAGGGTTTCAACACATTCTagccctttcctcccctccacaccttcctcttcctacACGCCCCTCACCTTTCCATCTGTGGGCTGTTGGttgccccccaccccacacccctACCCTTTCCGCCCTCTGCTTTTTTTTGAATGCATGGCTTCCATGTGGTGCCTCCatctgccccgccccccccccattctACCCGCGCACCACATCGAACTCTGTCAACCCGAGGCAGGCTGCTGCATCCACACTGCTCGTGCTCACAGCATGGTCctcctccagtgtgtctccCGTTTGTCAGGAAGTGGTATGATCGCTGCAAAAGATGTTGAGAGGCGcaagttgttttttaaacttgtgGTCAGATGTTTGCATGTCGCATAACCAGGGTGGGAAATTAACCTTTTCTATCCACTTGCAACAATATCTTGTAGATTTTTCTAAATTTCAACGGCAACCCACGTGATGTACAGCAGTTCTAAGTCGGTGGTAAAGACTAAATGTGATGCGTGACTCGGCTGCGTCGCTAAAACCAGTCGCACAATTGTTTTGCCACATTAGACAGAGGACATCTGAAGGTATTGCATAAGTCTCACCGTGGGAGGGGGGGATTAAAGTCGGCCAAGAGGGGTCTTTCTCTCCTGCGTTTAACGCTAACGTTAAATTCACTTCAATTCTGCTTAATTTTTCACCCTGTTTATCTTATTGCGTCAGGCCGGCCGGTGCATGACGATGCACCGTTCATGTCGTACCAACAGCACGACGGCTCACATGTGACATCTCTCTGCCCGTGTAGTAATGTGCAGTAATTTGACATTAAACTGGGCCTGGTAGTTTGTCACAATAGGCTTAAAGTTCTGGTGTTTTAGTAAATGACAATGGTAAAATAAGCATCTCACTGTCTCTAATTAGTATTTCACTCTTGTGTGGAGCTGTTGGCATTTTTTAGATGTCTGGCTCTTTAAATAGCTCTTTGTAAAAAGGCCTAATCATTGACTTTTTGAGGCTTTAACTTTGACATGTATTCCATGTGGCGCCTTACTTGGTAATAATTAAGTATTTTGTGTGGACAGTTAAAACCATTTGTTTCAAGAACTAGTGTGGATTCTGACATTTTCTGTACATCTTTTGTCCTTTTCAGCTGGTTCTCCCAGAATATCTCATCCATTTCTTCTTCTGCGTGATGTTCTTCTGTGCGGCCGAGTGGCTCACCCTCAGTCTCAACTTACCGCTGCTGGCTTATCACGTCTGGAGGCGAGTATCTCGcgtccccaaaaaaacaataacaaaacaacacacaaatcgTGCTTATTCCATCAGTGTTATTTGATTTTAACGCACCCCTCTGGTTCTGTGATGCAGGTATATGAGCAGACCCGTGATGAGCGGTCCAGGACTCTACGACCCAACCACCATCATGAATGCGGACATCCTGGCGTTCTGTCAAAAGGAAGGCTGGTGCAAACTGGCTTTTTACCTGCTGTCATTCTTCTACTATCTCTATGGGTacggacctttttttttttctttctgcttttgttttctttgttgtgaGCATTCATGTTTTGGTCGTacgttttgaaaagaaaaatgtgcacagGACTTTCACGTTTAGTCTGGGAATAACCACTTTGGAAAGTAAATCCAAAAATGTTGAACTGTTCCTTTTTTACCTGCGTGTCATACAGTAGGTCACAATGACCTCCTTTAAGGAAACCGGAGAGGAAGATGTTAAAACCCTGTAAAATCCAAACCTGCGTGACGTTACTGCATAACGTTGTC
The genomic region above belongs to Cyclopterus lumpus isolate fCycLum1 chromosome 22, fCycLum1.pri, whole genome shotgun sequence and contains:
- the cnih1 gene encoding protein cornichon homolog 1 yields the protein MAFTFAAFCYMLALLLTAALIFFAIWHIIAFDELKTDYKNPIDQCNTLNPLVLPEYLIHFFFCVMFFCAAEWLTLSLNLPLLAYHVWRYMSRPVMSGPGLYDPTTIMNADILAFCQKEGWCKLAFYLLSFFYYLYGMIYVLVSS